Proteins encoded in a region of the Salminus brasiliensis chromosome 2, fSalBra1.hap2, whole genome shotgun sequence genome:
- the islr2 gene encoding immunoglobulin superfamily containing leucine-rich repeat protein 2, with product MATRYLVLLALGTAVIASVQCCPEQCTCSDKNPHHFVDCAYKDLLLVPVGLPSNVTTLSLSANKIQVLKSKTFVNVTQVTSLWLSHNEIVTIERNTLAPMSQLKNLDLSHNKIVNFPWEDLANLTALQLLKMNHNEMVSLPKDAFTNLKELRSVRINNNKFTTIVKGTFDALISMVHLQIFYNPFSCSCKLEWMRDWITGSKISIPDQNNILCDAPAHLKGIEVTKIPKLDCQAPTVTLTYQPNIESTEIYEGHLVILNCETKGNPKPTVEWEILAGNQLLTFTLPSVVEKSEVPINGAPTNSRFLLFQNGTLIIPHMSKKEDGNYSCSATNDMGKAESTVKLIMAGTNKHAINSVLDTKAGISPSGNKPGPKSSKNSVINLWHPNEKTKSLPTSSSTVNTKQVEEGSNTLTFASRCGVRDGTQHVSNHAFNLSLDDLKQYTFDFGVIALEVSETEAKVQLNPLQMASAKSTLHLNQAQDPESVNKEPISVYQTSPKKFPMDMLYVCVSTGNGHSVVQWSEIEEGVNTYRFQGLKPGTNYTLCLTYGGQDCQVQVVFTTRKKIPSLLIIVVVSIFLLALATVPLLGATCCHLLYKYQGKTYKLIMKAQNPDQMEKHIATDFDPRASFVESEKNFNPSELGEGEGEAGGEEGEGEGEEEVEGSVVAESIPESQSKTQEEFEVGSEYSDRLPLGAEAVNISEEINGNYKEPR from the coding sequence ATGGCAACCAGGTACCTGGTCCTCCTTGCCCTGGGGACTGCTGTGATTGCCAGTGTGCAGTGCTGCCCTGAGCAATGTACTTGCTCAGACAAAAACCCCCATCACTTTGTGGACTGCGCTTACAAAGACCTTCTGCTGGTACCCGTGGGCTTGCCATCCAATGTGACGACTCTCAGCCTCTCAGCAAACAAGATCCAAGTGCTGAAATCCAAAACTTTTGTGAATGTTACCCAGGTCACATCTCTTTGGCTTTCCCACAATGAAATTGTCACCATTGAGAGAAACACACTGGCCCCAATGTCCCAGCTAAAGAACCTGGACCTAAGCCACAATAAAATCGTGAATTTTCCATGGGAGGACCTCGCCAACCTCACTGCTCTTCAGCTGCTGAAGATGAACCACAACGAAATGGTCAGCCTGCCTAAGGATGCTTTCACCAACCTGAAAGAGCTGCGCTCTGTGCGCATCAACAATAACAAGTTTACTACCATTGTGAAGGGAACGTTCGATGCTCTGATCTCCATGGTGCATCTTCAGATTTTCTACAATCCTTTCAGCTGTTCTTGTAAGCTGGAATGGATGAGGGACTGGATCACTGGATCCAAAATCTCCATCCCAGATCAGAACAACATCTTGTGTGATGCTCCTGCCCACCTAAAAGGCATAGAGGTTACCAAAATACCCAAATTGGACTGTCAAGCCCCTACTGTTACCTTAACCTATCAGCCCAACATTGAAAGCACAGAAATATACGAGGGTCATTTGGTCATCTTGAACTGTGAGACTAAAGGGAACCCCAAACCTACTGTTGAATGGGAAATATTGGCAGGAAACCAACTATTGACATTCACATTGCCCTCCGTTGTTGAGAAAAGTGAGGTCCCTATTAATGGAGCACCCACCAACTCCAGGTTCCTCCTCTTTCAAAATGGCACCCTGATTATTCCTCACATGAGCAAAAAAGAAGATGGCAACTACAGCTGCTCTGCGACCAATGacatgggcaaagctgaaagcACAGTCAAACTCATTATGGCTGGCACCAACAAACATGCCATCAACTCCGTACTGGACACAAAAGCAGGCATCAGTCCATCTGGAAACAAGCCTGGCCCTAAAAGCTCCAAAAACAGTGTGATCAATCTGTGGCATCCAAATGAGAAGACCAAAAGCCTTCCAACATCCTCCAGCACTGTTAACACTAAACAAGTGGAGGAAGGTTCTAATACTTTAACATTTGCCAGCAGGTGTGGAGTAAGGGATGGCACACAGCATGTATCTAACCATGCTTTCAACCTGAGCCTAGATGATCTGAAACAGTACACCTTCGACTTCGGTGTGATCGCACTGGAGGTGTCGGAAACAGAGGCTAAAGTCCAGCTCAACCCTCTGCAGATGGCCAGCGCCAAATCGACCCTTCACCTCAACCAAGCCCAAGACCCAGAAAGTGTAAACAAGGAGCCGATCAGTGTGTACCAGACATCGCCCAAGAAGTTCCCCATGGACATGCTTTACGTCTGCGTTAGCACAGGCAATGGACATTCGGTGGTTCAATGGTCCGAGATAGAGGAGGGTGTCAACACCTATCGCTTCCAAGGCTTAAAGCCAGGCACGAATTACACCCTGTGTCTCACTTATGGGGGTCAGGACTGCCAGGTGCAGGTGGTCTTCACGACAAGGAAGAAAATCCCGTCTTTGCTCATCATAGTGGTGGTCAGCATTTTCTTGCTGGCTTTGGCCACGGTGCCCCTGCTGGGAGCCACCTGCTGTCATCTGCTTTACAAGTACCAAGGCAAGACCTACAAGCTGATCATGAAGGCGCAGAACCCTGACCAGATGGAGAAGCACATCGCCACGGACTTCGACCCTAGAGCGTCTTTCGTGGAGTCGGAGAAAAACTTCAACCCGAGCGAGCTGGGCGAGGGAGAAGGAGAAGCTGGTGGCGAGGAAGGCGAGGGAGAAGGGGAGGAAGAGGTGGAGGGCAGCGTGGTGGCTGAGTCCATTCCCGAGTCGCAGTCCAAAACTCAGGAGGAATTCGAAGTGGGCTCCGAGTACAGCGACCGGTTACCTTTAGGGGCTGAGGCGGTGAATATATCCGAGGAGATTAACGGCAACTACAAAGAGCCACGCTGA